The Ctenopharyngodon idella isolate HZGC_01 chromosome 19, HZGC01, whole genome shotgun sequence genomic sequence TGTTctataatatagtataaattATTGTACCAGAAGTTTCATCCCTGTAACTACAACCATGAGACTTAGTACATCTGCAAATACATTTAGatgagaaaaagaaacattaattttctgtaattttctGTTGGTCTTTTCAGCTGTACCACCTAAGTTTTGTGAATATGTGTTAGATAAAAATCAGTTTAGCAGATTGATAGACATCAATCTATGTCTATGACAAACTGATAGACATCAAGggttttaagtttaagtttaatGTTTATAGAACTGTATTTGCTGAATAACCACAACACTGATCCACTCCAATAACATTGCATAAActtgcataaaacatttcacCAAACATTTGCAAAGTTATATTAAGAGCTCAAACTCAAAGCAATAGGGGTTTCTGTTTGATTCTCTAAATATCAGCAGAGACACATACATTGATCAGATAAAATGTGACATTGTactaaattctttaaaaaataacctTAAATCTTGTCTGTAATTCCACACATAAATCATGTCAAAGATCTGATGATGTTTTATTGTCATTAGTCTCTACAGATCTGAAGAGGATGCAGCAGTATGAAGGTACAGTGTGTGTCTGAACTACACTAGATTACATTCATATACTCACAGCTTCATTACTACAACACAGTGTGATTAAAAActgattaaatattacaaaatatgtgAAGTTGGGATTCATATTCTCTGTTTTCTCAGTGGATGTGACTCTGGATCCTGATACAGCTCATCCTAGACTCATCCTGTCTGATGATGGAAAACAAGTGAGACATAGAGACATTAGTCAGAAACTCCCAGACAACCCGAAGAGATTtgataaatgtgtaaatgtccTGGGAAAAGAGGGATTCTCCTCAGGGAGATTTTATTTTGAGGTGCAGGTGAAGGGAAAGATTAACTGGGACTTAGGGGTGGCCAGAGAATCAATTGAAAGGAAGGAAAAGTTTACACTGTGTCCCAGTAATGGATTCTGGACTGTGTGGCTGAGGAATGGGAATGAATATAAAGCCTGTGCTGGtccctctgtctctctgtctctgagaGTGAAGCCGCAGCGGGTCGGTGTGTTTGTGGATTATGAGGAGGGTCTGGTCTCCTTTTATGATGTGGAGTCCAGCTCTCATATCTACTCTTTCACTGGTCAGTCTTTCACTGACAAACTCTATCCATTTTTTAGCCCAGAACTTAATGATGGAGGTAAAAACTCAACTCCACTGATCATCACACCTGTCAATCACAATAAATCTGTTTACACTGCATTGTGAAATAGGAGATGATGAAAGTAATGATCTTAataatgaaatctgaaaaaattatgtatgtgctattttttgtttgtttttcagtttttaaaatcttttagcTATAATTAATCTCTACTTgacaaagtaaaattttaacataaaatctAACTATAGTAAACAGTGTTACGCAGCatatttgagcttccacaagaaccagtgaggtaaTTGTTCTCAAGCATCAAAGCAAGTacagcttctgtttatgttcgctgatcagtgtttatatgtgaattaaAGAATATGTGAATTAATGAATATAATGTCTgtgtcacaagtgaggctcccgcacttcctcccccgcaccaccggagggagccttcaccggaatattgaTAACCATCActcagactacatttcccataggccctcattcctgggactgattgcacacacacctgcaccacatcacactcacactatttaagcagcacgcacacacacacacacacacacacacactgcgaagtcatgatttgccctggtgatcatttctaagcgttttctgtggattgttatactgttgccgtttggactgtttacctcttgtgattctctgctgcctgccttgatccttgcctgcttactggactgtgtttgtttgccgcctgccctgatctctgcctgcttcctgataccgtttgtctgccgcctgcctcgaccattgcctgtccccgtttacgtctctgcctctgcccttacctgtgtgtatactattcttaataaaagctgcaaatggatccccattctgttgacccatcattacagtctGCAGTTCATGAACACTACAGGAATAAAATGttacgcaaacacacacacttttgccCTGTTTTTATCCGTGATAATATGTTTGTCTTTATTTTGCAcatattttcaatttattttaccAGTGTAAATTTACTTTTGGCACATTTTCACTCTTGGTATGATTAGACTATTtaggaatttatttatttttttatttttatttttttgtgaaagcaccttaaaagtaaataaataatatgttacaaaacatttttttttactaacgttaagtaaatatttaaaacacaagtTCCAATAACAGTGTAATGTACATGCTTTCTCACAGCTTAACAATACAATCAATATCTTCTACGTCTGTACAACTGTGACGTCACTACCATCATCTAACTTTCAGTCTTGATGTGTGTTGAGAGTGTGTTGTCTTTTGTCTCGCTGGTGGACCTCCAGATCATCCTGTAGTGACAAGTTGACACAACCACATACACCTCCACAAtgcactgacacattttaaatgtctcttcAGC encodes the following:
- the LOC127501627 gene encoding zinc-binding protein A33-like, with translation MRNTELEQFSHTEDHLHLLQIYSSLCSSRNTRNWSEINMKTDESLETVRRALTQLQNTLQEKLTQTVSTDLKRMQQYEVDVTLDPDTAHPRLILSDDGKQVRHRDISQKLPDNPKRFDKCVNVLGKEGFSSGRFYFEVQVKGKINWDLGVARESIERKEKFTLCPSNGFWTVWLRNGNEYKACAGPSVSLSLRVKPQRVGVFVDYEEGLVSFYDVESSSHIYSFTGQSFTDKLYPFFSPELNDGGKNSTPLIITPVNHNKSVYTAL